From Paenibacillus sp. PK3_47, the proteins below share one genomic window:
- a CDS encoding tagaturonate reductase, whose product MTNRLSRTTQPDLPVYPERMIQFGEGNFMRAFVDWQLQQMNNKGLFNGSAVLVQPIEQGLGELMAAQDNLYTVLLNGIMQQQQVNSREIMTSVSRVINPYAEYEAYLALAENDELEFITSNTTEAGIAYHPGDQLNDAPPKSFPAKLTALLHRRFELGKKGFVIIPCELIDRNGEKLQEIVQKYAEEWNLGEPFSKWLKEENTFCCSLVDRIVPGYPRDKAAELEAELGYLDNLMVTAEPFLFWVIEGPSSLTERLPLAEAGLNVVVTDDMTPYRERKVHLLNGPHTAMVPLAMMAGLETVEDVMNDATFFRFVKEMMENELIPMLDLPAEELQSYSEAVLERFRNPFIRHELQSISLNSISKFKTRLLPVLLRYQEERGKLPELITLAFAALLLSYRGDKVKRQDGAEVLAVFDEAWSKPEQFVPVILKDASLWGQDLSLVPGLTDALSAHLRQLEGSDTRAALQQLVH is encoded by the coding sequence ATGACTAACCGCCTTTCCCGCACCACCCAGCCTGACCTGCCTGTGTACCCGGAACGGATGATCCAATTCGGCGAAGGAAACTTTATGCGGGCCTTCGTGGACTGGCAGCTGCAGCAGATGAACAATAAGGGCCTTTTTAACGGAAGTGCTGTGCTGGTTCAGCCGATTGAACAGGGTCTCGGCGAGCTGATGGCCGCCCAGGACAATCTGTACACTGTACTGCTTAACGGAATTATGCAGCAGCAGCAGGTGAATTCCCGGGAGATCATGACAAGCGTAAGCCGTGTCATTAATCCGTATGCCGAATATGAGGCTTATCTCGCTCTCGCCGAGAACGATGAACTTGAGTTTATCACATCCAATACAACCGAAGCGGGCATTGCCTATCATCCGGGCGACCAACTGAACGATGCTCCGCCGAAGAGCTTCCCTGCCAAGCTGACGGCACTTCTCCACAGACGTTTTGAGCTCGGTAAAAAAGGTTTTGTGATTATCCCCTGCGAGCTGATTGACCGCAACGGCGAGAAGCTGCAGGAAATTGTGCAGAAGTATGCGGAAGAATGGAATCTCGGGGAACCTTTCAGCAAATGGCTGAAGGAAGAGAATACCTTCTGCTGCAGTCTGGTGGACCGGATTGTGCCGGGATATCCGCGCGACAAAGCCGCAGAACTGGAGGCAGAGCTTGGTTATCTCGACAATCTGATGGTGACTGCGGAGCCGTTTCTTTTCTGGGTTATTGAAGGCCCGTCCTCACTTACAGAACGTCTGCCGCTGGCGGAAGCCGGACTTAATGTGGTCGTTACAGACGATATGACACCTTACCGGGAACGCAAGGTTCATCTGCTGAACGGACCGCACACTGCAATGGTTCCGCTCGCGATGATGGCCGGCCTTGAGACGGTTGAGGATGTCATGAACGATGCGACCTTCTTCCGGTTTGTCAAAGAAATGATGGAGAATGAGCTGATTCCGATGCTGGATCTGCCTGCGGAGGAGCTGCAATCCTACTCGGAAGCCGTGCTGGAGCGTTTCAGAAACCCGTTCATCCGCCATGAGCTGCAGTCTATCTCTCTGAACAGCATCTCCAAATTCAAAACCCGGCTGCTTCCGGTGCTTCTCCGCTATCAAGAGGAGCGCGGCAAGCTCCCGGAGCTGATTACTTTAGCCTTTGCCGCCCTGCTGCTCAGCTACCGCGGAGACAAGGTCAAACGCCAGGACGGCGCTGAAGTGCTGGCAGTCTTTGATGAAGCTTGGAGCAAGCCTGAACAATTCGTGCCCGTCATCTTGAAGGATGCAAGCCTTTGGGGACAGGATTTATCGCTGGTACCGGGACTTACGGATGCGCTCTCTGCTCATCTCCGGCAGCTTGAGGGATCTGACACCCGCGCAGCCCTGCAGCAATTAGTACATTAA
- a CDS encoding LacI family DNA-binding transcriptional regulator — protein MITIKDIARVAGVSHTTVSRALNGSPLIKKVTRDKIEKIAAEMNYVPNYSAKSLVTKRSFTIGLFFSSIEQGTSASFVVDAIKGINHVLDENYNLTVNGIDGVHNFAGIQPQRFDGILVMSQSDEDNAFIYHVKTMGIPLVVLNRQLEDPGIMNVVANDREGVKEAIDFVISQGHSKLAIIEGKPGFKSSTERKQGFMDSLIAGRLQLNSDYFAAGDYSIESGYSAMSQLLDLTEPPTAVFCSNDDMAIGAMNACYARGISIPGQISLIGFDDIMFARYTNPALTTVRKPIADISELGSKMLIQLMQQPDTRPQQLFVKTSLVVRDTVTGA, from the coding sequence ATGATTACTATCAAAGACATTGCACGCGTTGCCGGCGTCTCCCATACAACGGTTTCCAGAGCGCTGAACGGCAGCCCGCTGATTAAGAAGGTCACCCGGGACAAGATTGAGAAAATTGCCGCAGAAATGAATTACGTGCCGAACTACAGCGCGAAGAGCCTGGTTACCAAACGTTCTTTTACCATCGGATTGTTCTTCTCCAGTATTGAGCAGGGAACCTCAGCAAGCTTCGTGGTCGATGCCATCAAGGGGATCAATCATGTGCTGGATGAGAATTACAACCTGACGGTCAACGGGATCGACGGGGTCCACAATTTTGCAGGCATACAGCCCCAGCGCTTCGACGGCATCCTGGTGATGAGCCAGAGCGATGAAGACAATGCTTTTATTTACCACGTCAAGACCATGGGCATACCGCTTGTGGTGCTGAACCGCCAGCTGGAGGATCCCGGCATCATGAATGTGGTGGCGAACGACCGCGAGGGCGTGAAGGAAGCTATCGATTTTGTAATCAGCCAGGGCCATTCCAAGTTGGCAATTATTGAAGGAAAACCGGGCTTCAAGTCCTCGACGGAACGCAAGCAGGGCTTTATGGACAGTCTGATTGCCGGCAGGCTGCAGCTGAATTCCGACTATTTTGCCGCCGGAGACTACAGTATTGAGAGCGGATACTCGGCCATGTCGCAGCTGCTTGATCTGACTGAACCGCCAACTGCCGTCTTCTGCTCGAACGATGATATGGCCATCGGGGCCATGAACGCCTGCTACGCCCGCGGGATCAGTATTCCCGGACAGATCTCTCTAATCGGCTTTGACGATATTATGTTTGCCCGTTACACCAATCCGGCGCTGACCACGGTCCGCAAGCCCATTGCAGATATCAGCGAGCTCGGCTCCAAAATGCTGATTCAGCTGATGCAGCAGCCGGACACCCGGCCCCAGCAGCTGTTCGTCAAGACATCGCTGGTAGTTCGTGATACCGTAACCGGTGCTTAA
- a CDS encoding altronate dehydratase family protein: MKRLMKMNPRDTVAVALRPITAGEELEFEDLKLTANQDIPQGHKIALTGFAPDDVITKYGYPIGHAIEAIQKGDWIHTHNIKTNLVGEEQYEYVPDLHPVTYPNRGLTFQGYRRANGKVGIRNDLFIIPTVGCVNGIAEQMLQEFKAEHPDLGSFDNLTVLKHPYGCSQLGDDHRMTRSILLDAVNHPNAGGVLVFGLGCENNIVSEFRSMLGDYDQSRVKFLVAQEVGNEVEAGLALLEELYEAALDDKREPVPLSELNIGLKCGGSDGFSGITANPLLGAFSDFIISQGGTSVLTEVPEMFGAEKMLMARAESREVYEDIVSLINNFKQYFLSYGEPVYENPSPGNKAGGISTLEDKSLGCTQKAGTSPVVDVLDYGVKLRKKGLSLLQAPGNDLVAASALAASDCQLVLFTTGRGTPFGSFVPTVKVATNNELFAKKGHWMDFNAGPLLEVPMADVLEEFITYIIDVASGQKTRNEQNEVRELAIFKTGVTL; encoded by the coding sequence ATGAAACGATTAATGAAAATGAATCCCAGAGATACCGTAGCCGTAGCGCTCCGCCCGATCACCGCCGGTGAAGAGCTGGAATTCGAAGATCTGAAGCTTACTGCCAACCAGGATATTCCCCAGGGCCACAAAATAGCCTTGACCGGCTTTGCACCGGATGATGTTATCACCAAATACGGCTACCCGATCGGCCATGCAATAGAAGCGATTCAAAAGGGTGACTGGATTCACACCCATAACATCAAAACCAATCTGGTCGGTGAAGAGCAATATGAATATGTTCCTGACCTGCATCCTGTTACCTACCCGAACCGCGGGCTGACCTTTCAGGGCTACCGCCGCGCGAACGGCAAGGTAGGCATCCGCAATGATCTGTTCATTATTCCGACGGTCGGCTGTGTGAACGGCATTGCCGAGCAGATGCTGCAGGAATTCAAGGCAGAGCATCCCGATCTCGGAAGCTTTGATAATCTTACTGTTCTTAAGCATCCTTACGGCTGCTCACAGCTTGGCGATGACCACCGTATGACACGCAGCATTCTGCTGGATGCGGTCAATCATCCTAATGCCGGCGGTGTACTGGTCTTCGGTCTTGGCTGTGAGAACAATATCGTCTCTGAATTCCGCAGCATGCTGGGCGATTACGATCAAAGCCGCGTCAAATTTCTCGTCGCCCAGGAAGTCGGCAATGAGGTGGAAGCCGGTCTCGCCCTGCTCGAAGAGCTGTACGAAGCGGCGCTGGACGATAAGCGCGAGCCTGTGCCGCTGAGCGAGCTGAACATCGGGCTGAAATGCGGCGGTTCCGACGGCTTCTCCGGTATTACCGCTAACCCGCTGCTCGGCGCGTTCTCCGATTTCATCATCTCCCAGGGAGGAACCTCGGTATTGACGGAAGTGCCGGAAATGTTCGGCGCGGAGAAAATGCTGATGGCGCGTGCCGAGAGCCGCGAAGTCTATGAAGATATCGTTTCCCTGATCAATAACTTTAAGCAGTACTTCCTTTCGTATGGAGAGCCGGTGTATGAGAATCCGTCCCCGGGCAACAAGGCAGGCGGAATCAGTACGCTGGAGGATAAATCGCTCGGCTGTACCCAAAAAGCCGGAACCTCGCCTGTCGTGGACGTGCTGGATTACGGGGTGAAGCTGCGCAAAAAGGGCCTCAGCCTGCTTCAGGCTCCCGGCAACGACCTGGTGGCAGCATCTGCTCTGGCCGCGTCGGACTGTCAGCTGGTCCTGTTCACTACCGGCCGCGGAACGCCGTTCGGCAGCTTTGTGCCTACGGTTAAGGTTGCGACCAACAATGAACTGTTCGCCAAAAAAGGCCACTGGATGGATTTCAATGCTGGCCCCCTGCTGGAAGTGCCTATGGCAGATGTGCTTGAAGAGTTCATCACTTATATCATCGATGTGGCCAGCGGCCAAAAAACACGCAATGAGCAGAACGAAGTCCGCGAGCTGGCTATTTTCAAAACCGGAGTCACGCTATAA
- a CDS encoding ABC transporter ATP-binding protein, whose amino-acid sequence MKENMMEHTGNRLPDFEQMFMDREADKDRPFRTLLLLYKGMTLNLVLSLLFYIFKHAPTWVIPVVTADIINHLSSPQLDSLNWLWMDLAVVAVVILQNIPSAYMHVSFMSRSSRQVEAGLRGTLIRKLQHLSMTYHSDLRAGRLQSKVLRDVEAIETLSKQMMYSFMPAVTNVLIAITITAFKSLQVTLFFVLVIPFGVLMITFFRSKIRSRNREFRRQIENMSGQVAETVEMIPVTRAHGLEEVEIGKVDTTLSELKGKGYRLDITEALFGASSWVVFTLFQLLCLGFTCILAYRGTIQVGDVVMYQGFFSTILASINSLLGVYPQFARGFESIYSISEILASTQVEEYQGTRVVDSFRGAYAFKDVKFSYKDTDHHVLQDFNLTVRPGECIAFVGESGAGKSTVLNLVVGFYRPTGGHIFVDGIPMDELDMRLYRQKLAVVPQSTVLFSGTIRSNITFGLSDVPEERLQEVIRLANLQDVIEQMPQGVDTLIGEHGGKLSGGQRQRIAIARAMIRDPEIILLDEATSALDNISEYIVQKAMRELIRGRTTFIVAHRLSTIRDADRIVVMKDGRVAEVGSFEDLMARKGAFYELKQMQG is encoded by the coding sequence ATGAAGGAGAACATGATGGAGCATACCGGGAACAGATTGCCTGATTTTGAACAAATGTTTATGGACAGGGAGGCGGACAAGGACCGTCCCTTCCGCACACTGCTGCTGCTATATAAGGGGATGACGCTCAATCTGGTGCTGTCGCTGCTGTTCTACATTTTCAAGCATGCGCCAACCTGGGTCATTCCGGTCGTTACGGCCGATATTATTAACCATCTCAGCAGTCCGCAGCTTGACAGCCTAAACTGGCTATGGATGGACCTCGCCGTAGTTGCTGTTGTTATTCTGCAGAATATTCCTTCAGCTTACATGCATGTCAGTTTCATGAGCAGGTCCTCGCGCCAGGTGGAGGCAGGGCTCAGAGGAACGCTGATCCGTAAACTCCAGCACTTATCCATGACGTACCACAGTGACCTGCGTGCCGGCCGGCTGCAGTCGAAGGTGCTCCGTGATGTGGAAGCGATCGAAACGCTGTCCAAGCAAATGATGTACTCCTTCATGCCGGCTGTTACGAACGTCCTGATTGCAATTACTATTACTGCGTTCAAGAGCCTGCAGGTGACGCTGTTTTTTGTGCTGGTGATTCCGTTCGGAGTGCTGATGATCACCTTTTTCCGGTCCAAAATCCGCAGCCGCAACCGCGAATTCCGGCGCCAGATCGAAAATATGTCGGGACAGGTGGCAGAGACGGTAGAGATGATTCCCGTAACCCGGGCGCACGGGCTTGAGGAAGTGGAAATTGGCAAAGTGGATACCACACTCTCGGAGCTGAAAGGCAAGGGATACCGGCTGGATATTACAGAAGCGCTGTTCGGAGCCTCCAGCTGGGTGGTGTTCACCCTGTTTCAGCTGCTGTGTCTTGGTTTTACCTGTATTTTGGCGTACCGGGGAACGATTCAGGTTGGGGATGTCGTCATGTACCAGGGGTTTTTCTCTACGATTTTGGCCTCCATCAACAGTCTGCTGGGGGTGTATCCGCAATTCGCCCGCGGCTTCGAATCGATATATTCGATCTCGGAGATTCTGGCTTCAACGCAGGTTGAAGAATATCAGGGGACCCGTGTGGTTGACTCTTTCCGGGGCGCTTATGCGTTCAAGGATGTAAAATTCAGCTACAAAGACACCGATCACCATGTGCTGCAGGATTTCAATTTAACGGTACGGCCGGGGGAATGCATCGCTTTTGTAGGGGAATCAGGCGCAGGCAAGTCAACGGTATTGAATCTGGTCGTGGGATTCTACCGCCCTACAGGCGGTCATATTTTTGTCGACGGTATACCGATGGATGAGCTGGATATGCGGCTGTACCGCCAGAAGCTGGCCGTCGTTCCGCAGAGCACTGTGCTATTCTCCGGAACCATCCGCAGCAATATTACGTTCGGCCTTAGCGATGTCCCGGAAGAGAGGCTGCAGGAGGTGATCCGGCTGGCTAATCTGCAGGATGTGATCGAACAGATGCCGCAGGGGGTTGACACGCTGATTGGTGAACACGGCGGCAAGCTGTCCGGAGGCCAGCGGCAGCGGATTGCCATTGCCAGGGCGATGATCCGTGATCCGGAGATCATACTGCTTGATGAAGCTACCTCTGCACTGGATAACATTTCAGAATACATTGTGCAGAAAGCGATGCGGGAACTGATCCGCGGACGCACGACCTTCATCGTGGCACACCGGCTGTCTACCATCCGCGATGCCGACCGGATTGTTGTGATGAAGGACGGACGGGTGGCCGAGGTAGGGAGCTTCGAGGACCTGATGGCCCGTAAGGGAGCTTTTTATGAACTGAAGCAAATGCAGGGATAG
- a CDS encoding pectinesterase family protein — protein sequence MLVGKEDYCDFHTVQAAVDALERQSGEEMATLYILSGVYEETVRIYRSNLNIIGLGEVVITNGRYARELDENGVELGTFGTPTLFLGGRRLTLENLAIVNNAGQGEHIGQALAVYANCDETVFRSCTFKGHQDTLFTGPLPPWNKQGGGFGGIPLKEHHESYRQLYIRCCIEGTVDFIFGGATAYFDHCEIRSLRNDKGSRSYITAASTPEGQNYGYIFNECYLTAEDGVTGVYLGRPWRGYARTELVNCKLGRHIEPQGWDNWGNPANEETVTYAEYGIPGGDELRKLRVSWAVLPEEGTEAPAKEQVFAGTDFWK from the coding sequence ATGCTGGTGGGAAAAGAAGATTATTGCGATTTTCATACCGTCCAGGCGGCGGTGGATGCGCTTGAACGGCAGAGCGGTGAGGAGATGGCCACACTCTATATTTTATCAGGCGTGTATGAGGAAACCGTCCGGATCTACCGCTCAAATCTTAACATTATCGGCCTTGGGGAAGTGGTAATTACGAACGGGCGTTATGCCCGGGAGTTGGATGAAAACGGGGTGGAGCTGGGGACCTTTGGCACTCCGACCTTGTTCCTGGGCGGCAGACGCCTCACGCTGGAGAACCTTGCAATCGTTAACAATGCCGGGCAAGGGGAGCATATCGGCCAGGCGCTTGCGGTATACGCGAATTGTGACGAGACCGTATTCCGCAGCTGCACCTTCAAAGGGCATCAGGATACGCTGTTTACAGGCCCTTTGCCTCCGTGGAACAAGCAGGGAGGGGGATTTGGGGGCATACCCCTGAAGGAGCATCACGAATCTTACCGCCAGCTGTATATCCGCTGCTGCATTGAGGGAACCGTGGACTTTATATTCGGCGGAGCAACTGCTTATTTTGACCACTGCGAGATCCGCAGCCTGCGGAATGACAAGGGCAGCCGCAGCTATATTACGGCAGCCTCCACACCGGAGGGGCAGAACTATGGCTATATTTTTAATGAGTGTTACTTGACTGCGGAGGACGGGGTTACCGGGGTTTATCTGGGACGCCCATGGAGAGGTTATGCCAGAACGGAACTGGTGAACTGCAAATTAGGCAGACATATTGAACCGCAGGGCTGGGACAATTGGGGAAATCCGGCGAATGAAGAGACCGTTACTTATGCTGAATACGGCATTCCGGGCGGGGACGAGCTGCGCAAGCTGCGTGTAAGCTGGGCTGTTTTGCCTGAGGAGGGTACTGAAGCGCCCGCCAAGGAGCAGGTGTTTGCAGGTACGGATTTCTGGAAATAA
- a CDS encoding N-acetyltransferase: MIIRTETAGDYRGVFELNYRAFGNREDESRLIERIRDSEEFIPELSIVAEDNGAIVGHVLLSKAKVVSELTENDVLVLAPLAVHPDAQGRGTGGLLIEEAKRRSSGLGYSVILLIGHPGYYPKFGFKPARQYGLELLQFPVPDDVFQVCELEEGGLDGIKGELRYPGAFL, from the coding sequence ATGATAATCAGAACCGAGACTGCGGGAGATTACCGCGGGGTGTTTGAGCTGAACTACCGGGCTTTTGGGAACAGGGAGGATGAATCGCGGCTCATTGAACGGATCAGGGATTCAGAAGAATTTATACCCGAACTGTCCATTGTGGCCGAGGATAATGGGGCAATTGTCGGCCATGTTTTGCTTAGCAAGGCTAAGGTGGTGAGTGAACTCACCGAAAATGACGTCCTTGTGCTCGCTCCCCTTGCTGTACATCCGGATGCACAAGGGCGGGGAACCGGCGGACTGCTGATTGAGGAAGCGAAAAGACGCTCCAGCGGGCTGGGATACAGTGTTATTCTGTTGATCGGGCATCCCGGGTATTATCCTAAATTCGGTTTTAAGCCGGCGCGCCAGTACGGCCTGGAGCTGCTGCAGTTTCCGGTGCCAGATGATGTGTTCCAAGTGTGTGAGCTGGAGGAAGGGGGACTGGACGGGATTAAGGGTGAGCTGCGGTATCCGGGGGCATTTTTATGA
- a CDS encoding DUF3139 domain-containing protein, translating into MAATEGGYELRPGKRRKNLLIIVFITLLVVAPLVYVQTRKFVYAHRVTSYLKEEKGYSSQDIASVQGVWGMKAPPFFVVVKFRDEPEVEYVYFAHDGVMQFSHSITRRGMRQGIERANLKHLDEGISGY; encoded by the coding sequence ATGGCGGCAACGGAAGGCGGTTATGAATTGAGGCCAGGAAAGAGGAGAAAAAATCTCCTGATTATTGTTTTTATCACTCTGCTTGTGGTCGCTCCGTTAGTGTATGTTCAGACCCGCAAATTCGTTTATGCCCACCGGGTAACCTCATATTTAAAGGAGGAAAAGGGCTACAGCAGCCAGGATATCGCCTCGGTACAAGGGGTTTGGGGAATGAAGGCACCGCCGTTTTTTGTCGTTGTAAAGTTTAGGGACGAGCCTGAGGTGGAGTATGTTTATTTTGCACATGATGGTGTCATGCAGTTCAGCCACAGTATTACCCGCAGAGGCATGCGGCAGGGCATTGAGAGAGCGAACCTGAAGCACTTGGATGAGGGCATTTCCGGTTATTAA